A genomic window from Sebastes fasciatus isolate fSebFas1 chromosome 7, fSebFas1.pri, whole genome shotgun sequence includes:
- the tbcb gene encoding tubulin-folding cofactor B, whose amino-acid sequence MDVTVVTNPTVNVRLTSTISSFEVQRRFNRGISIAELKGKLEMVIGAASSGMDLELFSVSDKFLQKMDDNEALLGSYAVDDDCRIHVTDTSGQMNEFTDVSKVEKFELSDDAYEKRTDSARSFMKKNRFDLAREEEIAKKKAENAAREEENKAAADAMSVGNRCQVQVPGQPSKVGTVMFVGTTDFKPGYWVGVKYDEPMGKHDGTVDGKKYFECVNKYGAFVKPTTVTVGDFPEEDYGLDEM is encoded by the exons ATGGACGTCACAGTAGTTACCAACCCCACTGTGAACGTGCGCCTAACAAGCACAATCTCCTCCTTTGAGGTGCAGCGCAGGTTCAATAGAGGGATTAGTATTGCGGAACTCAAG GGGAAATTGGAGATGGTTATTGGAGCAGCTTCTTCCGGCATGGACCTGGAGTTGTTCAGTGTCTCTGACAAGTTCCTGCAGAAAATGGACGACAATGAAGCTTTGCTGGGTTCCTATGCTGTGGATGATGACTGCAGAATACAC GTTACTGATACAAGTGGTCAGATGAACGAGTTTACTGATGTTTCCAAAGTGGAGAAGTTTGAACTCTCAGATGACGCTTATGAAAAGCGAACAG ATTCAGCAAGGTCATTCATGAAGAAGAATCGTTTTGATCTCGCCAGAGAGGAAGAAATAGCCAAGAAGAAAGCTGAGAATGCTGCTCGGGAGGAGGAAAAcaaagctgctgctgatgcCATGTCTGTTGGTAACAGATGCCAAGTGCAGGTCCCTGGGCAGCCCTCGAAGGTTGGCACAGTCATGTTTGTTG GTACAACAGATTTCAAGCCAGGCTACTGGGTGGGTGTGAAGTACGATGAGCCCATGGGAAAGCATGATGGAAC AGTTGACGGGAAGAAATACTTTGAATGCGTGAACAAATACGGTGCATTTGTGAAGCCCACAACTGTGACTGTGGGAGACTTTCCTGAGGAGGATTACGGTTTAGATGAGATGTAG
- the six5 gene encoding homeobox protein SIX5, with protein MGERAALQREGGRGEEEELLEEKKVKVKMASLSLESTEQSENSPEEPTAPESKEEDDPVQISEQLLQSFQKSALSFSTDQVSCLCEALLQAGNVDRLWRFLSTIPPSSELLRGNETLLKAQALVAFHRDEYKQLYAILESYDFHPSNHGFLQDLYLKARYKEAERSRGRSLGAVDKYRLRKKFPLPKTIWDGEETVYCFKEKSRNALKECYKSNRYPTPDEKKNLAKVTGLSLTQVSNWFKNRRQRDRTPSGTHSKSESDGNHSTEDEASPMDDSPDKPEEAVGSTASIISLSAVPCGTGGQLILNGSGGFLTASQSLLFNGNSLISGTGAGVIINGLNLGDCQTVTLSPVTTNSPLILNGAQVITKPSISVQQQAVSMSQQDVLAMEARPSSLPAVVLSTNATQVSSHPSIISLPLQTKTVSDNAMDFISVCESEGSSQTVSSSSSSLSPSSPTLSSPTRLSSLVVTQNPQRLESLTLPASMSSAGMVISSTAMPLSGQQGEYVVFATAGSHLNPSSSVVSSTNSTPQVFSLPQVVPSIQGIPVSQLVQHSSGAQVSQCPQLVPVSPLTSSAPQFQNQTVNTSNRLVQQQQDASTTLPEGTTTIVSISQLTNNHLPQRTVHQLGDQSTNSIHSKIQVPQVISISSPTQVVPVPQVKGTTSAQLVPFSMPQLVPVSPIQTTSSISFPQVVPASPSLSIPSAGVPLQILTSGPAGMAQGPLRINQLRPIQSVGPPTSMAPGVQLLNSGIIQLPSAPPGNLLLGGSPYLSVQQGKLILTIPAGIQLTSLPLKPAPEPSPISANGLSSFLTHSSLPVVSTTSGPTPSGLVSTSPLNFINSSPPYCAPETGTPAVPSSHVLDHSVTATMPNTLTPESMLTLSPMYSGVTPSSHLSQPAWSPVPLSTSASLTLFDVRSKGDLPVDPALLGLPGGESLLLGSPSPEHDVDASSALGNPEEMDGDSKILTQLQSVPVDDDLGL; from the exons ATGGGAGAGAGAGCTGCTctgcagagggagggaggaagaggagaggaggaggaactactggaggaaaaaaaagttaaagtaaAAATGGCTTCCTTGTCTTTGGAGTCTACAGAACAATCCGAGAACAGCCCAGAGGAGCCCACGGCACCGGAGTCCAAAGAAGAGGACGATCCGGTGCAGATTTCCGAACAACTACTCCAAAGTTTCCAAAAGTCTGCTTTGAGTTTCTCCACtgaccaagtctcatgtctgtGCGAGGCCCTTCTGCAGGCGGGCAATGTGGATCGCCTGTGGAGATTTCTCTCCACCATACCTCCTTCGTCCGAGCTGCTACGTGGCAACGAGACCCTGCTGAAGGCCCAGGCTCTGGTGGCTTTCCACCGGGACGAGTACAAGCAGCTGTACGCCATCCTGGAGAGCTACGACTTCCACCCGTCCAACCACGGCTTCCTGCAGGACCTGTACCTGAAAGCCCGCTACAAGGAGGCGGAGAGGTCCCGGGGCCGCAGCCTAGGAGCTGTGGACAAGTACCGGCTCAGGAAGAAGTTCCCTCTGCCCAAGACCATCTGGGACGGAGAGGAGACCGTGTACTGCTTCAAGGAGAAGTCTAGAAACGCCCTGAAGGAGTGCTACAAGAGCAACAGGTACCCGACTCCGGACGAGAAAAAGAACCTGGCCAAAGTCACCGGACTGTCCCTCACACAGGTCAGCAACTGGTTCAAGAACCGCAGGCAGAGGGACAGGACTCCGTCCGGGACACACAGCAAGAG TGAGTCTGATGGGAACCACAGCACCGAGGACGAGGCGAGCCCCATGGACGACAGCCCCGACAAACCAGAGGAGGCTGTCGGTTCCACAGCttccatcatctctctctctgccgtcCCCTGTGGCACGGGAGGCCAGCTCATCCTCAACGGCTCCGGTGGCTTCCTCACAGCCTCCCAGTCGTTACTATTTAATGGGAATTCCCTGATCTCCGGTACTGGTGCTGGTGTCATCATTAATGGGCTCAACTTGGGCGATTGCCAGACAGTCACGCTGAGTCCTGTTACAACCAACTCTCCTTTGATACTGAACGGAGCTCAGGTCATAACCAAACCTAGCATCAGTGTGCAGCAGCAAGCAGTTTCTATGTCACAGCAGGATGTTTTGGCCATGGAGGCAAGGCCGAGCAGTCTTCCAGCAGTTGTTCTTAGCACTAACGCCACACAAGTCTcaagccatccatccatcatctctctccctctgcaaaCCAAAACAGTAAGCGACAATGCAATGGATTTCATCAGTGTCTGTGAATCAGAGGGCAGCAGCCAGACAGTATCTTCCTCTTCTTCGTCTTTATCCCCTTCCTCGCCAACTCTGTCCTCCCCAACCAGGCTCTCCTCACTCGTCGTAACACAAAACCCCCAACGCCTGGAGTCTCTCACCCTCCCGGCCTCTATGTCGTCTGCAGGCATGGTAATCTCCAGTACTGCCATGCCTCTCTCCGGTCAGCAAGGGGAGTATGTTGTCTTTGCCACTGCTGGCTCCCACTTAAACCCTTCCAGCTCTGTGGTTTCCTCCACCAACTCCACCCCTCAGGTGTTCTCTCTGCCCCAGGTTGTGCCTTCCATCCAGGGTATACCAGTATCCCAGCTAGTCCAGCACTCTTCAGGAGCCCAGGTGTCCCAGTGCCCTCAGTTGGTCCCAGTATCCCCCCTCACCTCGTCAGCTCCTCAGTTCCAAAACCAGACAGTGAACACAAGCAACAGACTGGTGCAACAGCAGCAGGATGCTTCAACAACTTTGCCTGAAGGTACTACGACCATCGTTTCTATCTCACAGCTGACCAACAATCACCTCCCACAGCGAACGGTACACCAGCTGGGGGACCAAAGCACAAACTCCATACACAGCAAAATCCAGGTGCCGCAGGTTATTTCCATCTCTTCCCCGACACAAGTAGTCCCGGTCCCCCAGGTCAAAGGCACCACATCAGCACAGTTAGTCCCTTTCTCCATGCCTCAGCTGGTCCCCGTCTCCCCCATCCAAACTACTTCCTCCATCTCTTTCCCTCAAGTGGTACCTGCCAGTCCGTCTCTTTCCATCCCGTCTGCTGGAGTGCCCTTACAGATCCTGACTTCAGGTCCTGCAGGGATGGCACAGGGTCCTCTCAGGATAAACCAGCTGAGGCCCATTCAGAGTGTCGGTCCCCCAACCAGCATGGCCCCCGGTGTGCAGCTCCTCAACTCTGGGATCATTCAGCTGCCCTCTGCTCCTCCAG GTAACCTTCTCCTCGGTGGAAGCCCCTACCTGAGTGTCCAGCAAGGCAAGCTGATTCTGACCATCCCAGCAGGCATTCAACTCACCAGTTTGCCGCTGAAACCAGCCCCCGAGCCTTCACCCATCTCTGCTAATGGACTGAGTTCCTTTCTCACCCACTCCAGCCTTCCTGTAGTCTCAACCACCTCAGGCCCGACACCCAGTGGTCTCGTCTCCACATCTCCACTAAACTTCATCAACTCGTCTCCACCATACTGTGCTCCGGAGACAGGGACACCTGCCGTCCCCTCCTCTCATGTTCTGGACCATTCGGTCACCGCTACAATGCCAAACACTCTCACTCCAGAAAGCATGCTTACCCTCAGTCCCATGTACAGTGGGGTGACACCCAGCAGCCATTTGTCCCAACCAGCGTGGAGCCCTGTGCCCCTCTCCACTTCAGCTAGTCTAACTCTGTTTGATGTCCGCAGCAAGGGGGACCTACCTGTAGACCCGGCTTTGTTAGGCCTACCGGGTGGAGAGTCGCTGCTTCTGGGAAGCCCCTCGCCGGAGCACGATGTGGACGCCAGCTCGGCACTGGGGAATCCAGAGGAGATGGACGGGGACTCCAAGATTCTTACTCAGCTCCAGTCGGTCCCTGTGGATGATGACCTGGGCTTGTAG